GTAATTGAAAACATCAAAGATGCCATGCGCCTTCATCTCCAAGATAGAATTGAAAACGGCGAAGAAATCTCTCAACCTGAGGCGGTGATGATGACTTCGTTGGAATTGGCGTTATGAGTGATAAACTTCCTCGCATAACTGCCGGCGAAATCATCAGTATTCTTGAGAAGATTGGCTTCCAGCTCGCCCGCTCAA
This is a stretch of genomic DNA from Cytophagia bacterium CHB2. It encodes these proteins:
- a CDS encoding type II toxin-antitoxin system HicB family antitoxin; protein product: MKTYRFSVVVEKDKDGYSAFCSELQGCYTQGETYEEVIENIKDAMRLHLQDRIENGEEISQPEAVMMTSLELAL